Proteins from one Bacillus sp. BGMRC 2118 genomic window:
- the folP gene encoding dihydropteroate synthase: MIYSTITCGPHKLDMTQKTFIMGILNVTPDSFSDGGNYNQINNAINHATQMISEGADIIDIGGESTRPGYTEITVEEEISRTAPVIKELSKQVNVPISIDTYKSEVAKQAIEAGAHIINDIWGAKADPKMAEVAAYYNVPIILMHNRANKNYTNLMQNVIADLVESIEICKRAGVKDEKIILDPGIGFAKDFEINIEVMKNLDQIANLGYPVLLGTSRKSFIGQILDVPPIERMEGTGATVCLGIQKGCHIMRVHDVKSISKMSKVMDVLVGKGGITHG, translated from the coding sequence ATGATATATTCAACCATTACATGTGGACCACATAAGTTGGATATGACGCAGAAGACATTTATTATGGGTATTTTAAATGTTACACCTGACTCTTTCTCAGACGGTGGTAATTATAATCAAATTAATAACGCAATTAATCATGCAACACAGATGATTTCAGAAGGTGCGGATATTATTGATATTGGTGGAGAATCGACAAGACCTGGCTATACAGAAATAACAGTAGAAGAAGAGATTAGTCGGACAGCCCCAGTAATCAAAGAACTTTCCAAGCAAGTTAATGTGCCGATCTCTATAGATACGTATAAATCGGAAGTGGCAAAACAGGCAATAGAAGCAGGAGCGCATATCATTAATGATATTTGGGGAGCTAAAGCAGACCCAAAGATGGCTGAGGTTGCTGCATATTATAATGTTCCAATCATCCTGATGCATAACCGTGCTAATAAAAACTATACAAATCTCATGCAGAATGTTATCGCGGACTTAGTAGAGAGCATTGAGATTTGCAAGCGTGCCGGAGTGAAAGATGAAAAAATTATCTTAGACCCTGGTATTGGATTTGCGAAGGATTTCGAAATCAATATAGAAGTCATGAAAAATCTCGACCAAATTGCTAACCTTGGTTACCCTGTTTTATTAGGCACTTCAAGAAAGTCGTTTATTGGCCAAATTTTAGATGTTCCTCCTATTGAGAGAATGGAGGGGACAGGGGCAACAGTTTGTCTAGGGATACAAAAGGGTTGTCACATTATGCGTGTACATGATGTAAAATCGATCTCTAAAATGTCAAAGGTCATGGATGTATTGGTAGGGAAAGGGGGAATTACTCATGGATAA
- the pabB gene encoding aminodeoxychorismate synthase, component I: MGKRYPFYIKLKVNKEKWFPQFRLLSNLYTHVALLESGRDGKYSIMGFEPVALLNGKDHNMQITTNNTTTTIEGNPLHNMRNWLKDFQVEHNPELPDFQCGAIGFISYDYARYIEDLPSIAKDDLNTPDLYFLIYNDVFIYDHEKEELFIVTCRDKEQEKEASIRLMQMKELWLQSMNSNQDTYDQKAENNDICVSFTDNEFGLAVNKIQDYISQGDIFQVNLSVRQSQKLHVNPIDVYSSLRTINPSPYMAYIHTPEFQIVSGSPELLVKKSGETLSTRPIAGTRSRGSNEAEDEKLAQELIQNEKERAEHVMLVDLERNDLGKVCKFGTVEVDEFMVIERYSHVMHIVSNVKGEVADHFDAYDVIDAVFPGGTITGAPKVRTMEIIEELEPVRRGIYTGSIGWIGYNGDMELNIAIRTMMVANEIAHIQAGAGVVIDSNPTYEYKESLKKAKALWKAKEVAEEKVKVTIS; encoded by the coding sequence ATGGGGAAAAGGTATCCATTTTACATAAAATTGAAAGTAAACAAAGAAAAATGGTTTCCTCAGTTTCGTTTATTAAGTAATTTATATACACATGTAGCACTTCTAGAGAGTGGTCGCGATGGTAAGTATAGTATCATGGGATTCGAACCGGTCGCACTTTTAAATGGAAAAGATCACAACATGCAAATAACGACAAATAACACGACTACTACAATTGAAGGAAACCCTTTACATAACATGAGAAATTGGTTGAAGGATTTCCAAGTAGAACATAATCCAGAGCTTCCTGATTTCCAATGTGGTGCGATTGGCTTTATCAGCTATGACTATGCAAGATACATTGAAGATCTACCGAGTATAGCTAAAGATGATCTGAATACTCCTGATTTGTATTTTTTAATCTATAATGATGTCTTTATATATGATCATGAAAAAGAAGAGCTGTTCATTGTAACATGTAGGGATAAAGAGCAAGAAAAGGAAGCATCTATTAGATTGATGCAAATGAAAGAGCTTTGGTTACAATCAATGAATTCAAACCAGGATACATATGATCAGAAAGCAGAGAATAATGATATCTGTGTATCATTTACTGACAATGAGTTTGGACTTGCGGTAAACAAAATTCAGGATTATATATCACAAGGAGATATTTTTCAGGTCAACTTATCAGTTAGACAATCTCAAAAGCTTCATGTCAATCCAATAGATGTATATAGCTCATTACGTACGATTAACCCCTCACCATACATGGCCTATATTCATACGCCTGAATTCCAAATTGTTTCTGGATCCCCGGAATTACTTGTGAAAAAGTCAGGTGAAACGTTGAGTACTCGGCCAATTGCAGGTACTCGCTCAAGAGGTAGTAATGAAGCAGAAGACGAGAAACTTGCTCAAGAACTCATTCAAAATGAAAAGGAACGTGCAGAGCATGTTATGTTAGTGGATTTAGAGAGAAATGATTTAGGGAAAGTATGCAAATTTGGAACAGTAGAGGTAGATGAATTTATGGTCATTGAACGCTACTCACATGTCATGCATATCGTTTCCAATGTTAAGGGTGAAGTAGCAGATCATTTTGATGCATATGATGTTATTGATGCAGTATTCCCAGGAGGAACGATTACTGGAGCTCCCAAAGTAAGAACAATGGAGATTATTGAAGAATTAGAACCGGTTAGACGTGGAATATATACTGGCTCTATCGGCTGGATTGGTTATAATGGTGATATGGAGTTAAACATCGCGATTCGTACTATGATGGTTGCAAACGAAATCGCACATATTCAAGCTGGAGCAGGAGTTGTCATAGACTCCAATCCGACTTATGAATATAAAGAGTCGTTGAAAAAAGCAAAAGCACTTTGGAAGGCAAAAGAAGTAGCAGAAGAGAAGGTTAAGGTAACAATTAGTTGA
- the dusB gene encoding tRNA dihydrouridine synthase DusB, with amino-acid sequence MLKIGNIQMKNQVVLAPMAGVCNSAFRLTVKEFGAGLVCAEMVSDKAILYKNARTMGMLYIDEQEKPLSLQIFGGEKETLVEAAKFVDKNTTADIIDINMGCPVPKITKCDAGAKWLLDPNKIYEMVAAVADAVDKPVTVKMRMGWDDDHVFAVENARAVERAGGQAVALHGRTRVQMYEGTANWDIIKEVKQSVNIPVIGNGDVKTPQDAKRMLLETGVDGVMIGRAALGNPWMIYQTVKYLETGELIEEPSVQEKIDVCLLHLDRLIALKGEFVAVREMRKHAAWYLKGIRGNAKVRNGINEMNTRSDLASLLSQLVEETEVNEEKQSYVG; translated from the coding sequence ATGCTGAAAATCGGTAATATTCAAATGAAAAACCAAGTTGTACTAGCTCCAATGGCGGGAGTATGCAACTCTGCATTCCGTCTAACGGTAAAGGAATTCGGAGCAGGATTAGTATGCGCTGAAATGGTTAGTGATAAAGCAATCCTTTATAAAAATGCTAGAACAATGGGCATGCTATATATCGATGAGCAAGAGAAGCCGTTAAGCTTACAAATCTTCGGCGGGGAAAAAGAAACATTAGTAGAAGCAGCGAAGTTTGTTGATAAAAACACAACAGCAGACATTATTGATATCAATATGGGATGTCCAGTACCTAAAATCACAAAATGTGACGCCGGTGCGAAATGGCTATTAGATCCGAATAAAATCTATGAAATGGTTGCAGCTGTAGCAGATGCAGTTGATAAACCCGTAACGGTAAAGATGCGTATGGGATGGGATGATGACCATGTTTTTGCAGTTGAGAACGCCAGAGCAGTAGAACGTGCTGGTGGTCAGGCTGTTGCGTTGCATGGGAGAACCAGAGTTCAGATGTATGAGGGTACTGCGAACTGGGATATCATTAAAGAAGTAAAACAATCAGTAAACATACCCGTAATTGGAAACGGTGATGTGAAAACACCGCAAGATGCAAAAAGAATGCTGCTAGAAACAGGCGTAGATGGTGTTATGATTGGCCGTGCCGCGCTAGGTAACCCTTGGATGATCTATCAAACAGTTAAATATCTCGAAACCGGAGAGCTAATTGAAGAGCCTTCTGTTCAGGAAAAAATTGATGTGTGCCTGCTACACCTTGATCGTTTAATTGCATTAAAAGGTGAGTTCGTAGCAGTTAGAGAAATGAGAAAGCATGCTGCATGGTATTTAAAAGGTATCAGAGGAAATGCAAAGGTACGTAACGGAATTAACGAGATGAATACAAGAAGTGATTTAGCAAGTTTATTATCTCAGCTTGTAGAAGAAACCGAAGTAAATGAAGAAAAACAAAGCTACGTTGGCTAA
- the cysK gene encoding cysteine synthase A, whose translation MRVADSINELIGKTPVVKLNRLVDEEMADVYLKLEYMNPGSSVKDRIALAMVETAEKNGTLKLGDTIIEPTSGNTGIGLAMVAAAKGYKLIVAMPETMSMERRNLLRAYGAEIELTPGPEGMNGAVKRAEELATEKGYFMPQQFKNEANPEVHRLTTGPEIVEQMGDQLDAFIAGIGTGGTITGAGEVLKQHYPTIKLYAVEPADSSILAGGKPGPHKIQGIGANFVPDVLNTSLYDEIIHVKNEEAFDYARRAAREEGILGGISSGAAIFAALKVAKELGKGKKVLAIIPSNGERYLSTPLYQFEE comes from the coding sequence ATGAGAGTAGCAGATTCGATTAATGAATTAATTGGTAAAACACCTGTGGTGAAACTAAACAGATTAGTTGACGAGGAAATGGCAGATGTTTATTTAAAACTAGAATATATGAATCCTGGAAGTAGTGTGAAAGATCGTATAGCATTAGCAATGGTTGAAACAGCTGAAAAAAATGGCACATTAAAGCTAGGAGACACAATCATTGAGCCTACTAGTGGTAATACAGGAATCGGCTTAGCTATGGTTGCGGCGGCTAAAGGATATAAACTTATTGTTGCAATGCCTGAAACAATGAGTATGGAAAGACGTAATCTACTACGTGCATATGGTGCTGAGATTGAACTTACACCAGGTCCAGAAGGAATGAACGGTGCTGTAAAAAGAGCGGAAGAACTGGCAACAGAAAAGGGATATTTCATGCCTCAACAATTTAAAAATGAAGCAAATCCAGAGGTACACCGCTTAACAACTGGACCTGAGATTGTAGAGCAAATGGGTGACCAACTAGATGCATTCATCGCAGGAATCGGAACAGGTGGTACAATTACAGGTGCTGGAGAAGTATTGAAGCAACACTACCCAACTATTAAGTTATATGCAGTTGAACCTGCTGACTCTTCAATTTTAGCAGGAGGTAAGCCAGGTCCTCATAAAATCCAAGGAATTGGTGCTAACTTCGTACCAGATGTTCTAAATACTTCCTTATATGATGAAATTATTCATGTGAAGAATGAGGAAGCATTTGATTATGCAAGACGTGCTGCACGTGAAGAAGGAATTCTTGGTGGTATCTCCTCAGGTGCTGCAATTTTTGCTGCACTAAAAGTTGCAAAAGAATTAGGAAAAGGCAAAAAAGTTCTGGCCATCATCCCAAGTAACGGCGAAAGATACCTGAGCACACCTTTATACCAATTCGAAGAATAA
- the pabC gene encoding aminodeoxychorismate lyase, which yields MYIYLNGQFVSEDEAKISIFDHGYMYGLGLFETFRVYQGHPFLLDDHLDRLRNGLRELQINWNMTNDQVSKIIKELLNKNNLDNAYIRLTISAGDEGLGLTTEPYDKPTMIIYIKSLPSMNIEKKGRILTTIRNTPEGTKRLKSHHYMNNILGKRELGQALDLEGIFLTKEGYIAEGIVSNIFWVKNGIVYTPDTKTGILNGITRKFILRLLQKRNIPYSEGFFLLEELLTSEEVFITNSIQEIVALTQVNDTKFPGKNGEYVKLLMADYQKCKQDLLSLKDVRED from the coding sequence ATGTACATCTATTTAAATGGCCAGTTTGTATCGGAGGACGAAGCAAAAATCTCCATTTTTGATCATGGATATATGTATGGCCTTGGTTTATTCGAGACTTTTCGGGTGTACCAAGGCCACCCTTTTTTGTTAGATGATCATTTAGATCGTCTCAGAAATGGGTTAAGGGAGTTACAAATTAACTGGAATATGACAAATGATCAAGTATCAAAAATAATTAAAGAATTACTAAATAAAAATAACCTTGATAATGCATACATAAGATTAACGATCTCTGCAGGAGATGAGGGGTTAGGTTTAACGACAGAGCCATATGATAAACCAACCATGATTATATATATAAAATCCCTTCCTTCTATGAACATAGAAAAGAAGGGTAGAATCCTTACAACAATCCGTAATACCCCCGAAGGGACAAAACGCTTAAAATCTCATCATTATATGAATAATATTCTCGGCAAGCGGGAACTTGGACAAGCCCTCGATCTAGAAGGAATCTTTTTAACAAAAGAAGGCTATATTGCAGAGGGGATTGTTTCAAATATTTTCTGGGTTAAAAACGGTATAGTTTATACACCTGATACGAAAACAGGCATATTAAATGGTATCACGAGAAAGTTTATCTTACGCTTGTTACAGAAGAGAAATATTCCTTATTCAGAGGGATTCTTCTTACTAGAAGAGTTATTGACGAGTGAAGAAGTGTTTATTACGAATTCTATACAAGAAATTGTTGCTCTCACACAAGTGAACGATACAAAATTTCCAGGGAAAAATGGTGAGTATGTAAAATTATTAATGGCAGATTATCAGAAGTGTAAACAAGATCTGCTCTCTTTAAAAGATGTTCGAGAGGATTGA
- the folK gene encoding 2-amino-4-hydroxy-6-hydroxymethyldihydropteridine diphosphokinase: protein MKNYAFIGLGSNIQDRLGYLKGATQALFNHSEIEIVNFSSIYETEPVGYTDQDSFLNMVLEVRTSLSAFDLLHTILRIEQDLGRKREIRWGPRTLDLDILLYNQENIEDEQLIVPHPRMSERAFVMLPLMEVTPELTIKGVMISHIVNELKDRDGVQIWKQKSGEDVFELFAN from the coding sequence ATGAAGAACTATGCTTTCATCGGCTTGGGTTCAAACATTCAGGATCGATTGGGTTATTTAAAAGGAGCAACACAAGCACTTTTTAACCATTCGGAGATTGAAATTGTAAATTTCTCATCCATTTATGAAACAGAACCTGTTGGATATACAGACCAAGATTCATTTTTAAATATGGTATTGGAAGTTAGAACCAGCCTATCAGCCTTTGATTTGTTACATACTATATTACGAATTGAACAGGATCTTGGTAGGAAGAGGGAAATTAGATGGGGTCCAAGAACGTTAGACCTTGACATTTTATTGTATAACCAAGAAAATATTGAGGATGAACAGCTAATTGTACCTCATCCAAGGATGAGTGAACGTGCATTTGTTATGTTGCCGCTCATGGAGGTTACTCCTGAGCTTACAATAAAGGGAGTTATGATTAGTCATATTGTCAATGAACTAAAAGATAGAGATGGGGTTCAAATATGGAAGCAGAAAAGTGGGGAAGACGTATTCGAGCTTTTCGCAAATTAA
- a CDS encoding Hsp33 family molecular chaperone HslO, which yields MSDYLIRALAYDAQVRAFAVRSTETVSEAQKRHDTWPTTSAALGRAMTAGVMMGAMLKGNDKLTIKIEGGGPIGAIIVDSDGTGRVRGYVTNPHVDFELNKQGKLDVARAVGRDGYLSVVKDLGLREHFSGQTPIVSGELGEDFTYYFVTSEQTNSSVGVGVLVNPDKSILASGGFIIQLLPGATEETISSIEQRLQTIEPISKLVQKGLSPEEILEEVLGKGNVKVLDKMPISFHCPCSKERIENAIKSLGKEEIEDMIEKDGKAEAQCHFCNETYHINREELISLLPQD from the coding sequence TTGTCTGATTATTTAATTCGAGCTCTTGCATATGATGCACAGGTAAGAGCATTTGCAGTGCGTTCAACAGAAACAGTAAGTGAAGCTCAAAAACGCCATGATACGTGGCCGACTACATCTGCGGCATTGGGACGTGCGATGACAGCAGGTGTAATGATGGGTGCAATGTTAAAGGGTAATGATAAACTAACAATTAAGATTGAAGGTGGCGGTCCCATTGGTGCCATCATTGTAGATAGTGATGGAACAGGGCGTGTCCGTGGTTATGTTACGAATCCACATGTTGATTTTGAGTTAAATAAACAAGGAAAGCTTGATGTAGCTAGAGCAGTTGGTCGTGATGGGTATTTATCTGTCGTAAAAGATCTTGGTTTACGTGAACATTTTAGTGGGCAAACACCGATTGTTTCAGGTGAGTTGGGAGAAGATTTTACATACTACTTCGTAACCTCTGAACAAACTAATTCATCAGTCGGTGTAGGTGTATTGGTGAACCCTGACAAGTCTATTTTAGCTTCAGGTGGATTTATCATTCAGCTTTTACCAGGTGCGACTGAAGAAACGATCTCAAGTATTGAACAAAGACTGCAAACAATCGAACCAATCTCAAAGCTTGTTCAAAAAGGTTTATCACCAGAAGAAATCTTAGAGGAAGTATTAGGTAAAGGAAATGTAAAGGTATTAGATAAAATGCCGATATCCTTCCATTGCCCATGTTCAAAGGAAAGAATAGAAAATGCAATTAAGAGTTTAGGTAAGGAAGAAATTGAAGATATGATTGAGAAAGATGGAAAAGCTGAAGCACAATGTCATTTCTGCAATGAAACTTATCATATAAATAGAGAAGAACTTATATCATTATTACCACAAGACTAA
- the lysS gene encoding lysine--tRNA ligase, translating into MSFEELNDQLKVRREKLHKLREKGLDPFGKRFDRTHASNELLELYGDKTKEELDELSIETTIAGRIMTKRGKGKAGFTHIQDLTGKIQLYIRQDAVGDDAYEVFDSADLGDIVGVTGTVFKTQVGELSIKVSSFELLTKSLKPLPEKYHGLKDVEQRYRQRYLDLIMNPESRDTFITRSKIIQSMRRYLDDQGYLEVETPTMHSIAGGASARPFITHHNALDMTLYMRIAIELHLKRLIVGGLEKVYEIGRVFRNEGISTRHNPEFTMLELYAAYEDYQDIMTLTENVIAHIAKDVLGTTTVTYGEHTVNLEPQWKRLHMVDAVKEYTGVDFWKEMSVDEARQLAKDHGIQITEHMLYGHIVNEFFEQKVEENLIQPTFIYGHPVEISPLAKKNPEDPRFTDRFELFIVAREHANAFTELNDPIDQKERFEAQLKEKEQGNDEAHEMDEDFIEALEYGMPPTGGLGIGIDRLVMLLTNSPSIRDVLLFPQMRHKEASKTE; encoded by the coding sequence ATGAGTTTTGAAGAATTGAATGACCAGTTAAAGGTACGTAGAGAGAAACTACATAAACTTCGTGAAAAGGGATTAGACCCGTTCGGTAAGAGATTTGACCGTACGCATGCATCGAACGAATTATTAGAGTTATATGGAGATAAAACAAAAGAAGAATTAGACGAACTGTCTATAGAAACTACAATTGCAGGGCGTATCATGACGAAGCGTGGAAAAGGAAAAGCGGGGTTCACGCACATTCAAGATCTAACAGGGAAAATTCAACTCTATATTAGACAAGATGCTGTTGGAGATGATGCTTATGAGGTATTTGATTCAGCAGACCTTGGTGATATCGTAGGTGTTACAGGTACAGTATTCAAAACACAAGTAGGAGAACTATCTATTAAAGTGTCTTCTTTTGAGTTGCTAACAAAGTCATTAAAGCCACTTCCTGAGAAATATCATGGCTTAAAAGACGTTGAACAACGTTACCGTCAACGCTACCTTGATTTAATAATGAATCCTGAGAGTCGCGATACATTTATTACGAGAAGTAAAATCATCCAATCAATGAGAAGATACCTTGATGATCAAGGTTATTTAGAAGTGGAAACACCAACAATGCATTCAATTGCTGGTGGTGCTTCGGCTCGTCCATTTATTACCCATCATAATGCACTGGACATGACTCTTTACATGCGTATTGCGATTGAATTACATTTAAAACGATTAATTGTCGGCGGATTAGAGAAGGTATATGAAATAGGGAGAGTATTTAGAAACGAAGGAATTTCAACAAGACACAATCCGGAATTCACGATGTTAGAACTATATGCTGCTTACGAAGACTACCAAGATATTATGACACTAACTGAAAATGTAATTGCGCATATTGCTAAAGATGTGCTCGGGACAACAACAGTTACATATGGTGAGCATACAGTAAATTTAGAACCGCAATGGAAAAGACTCCATATGGTTGATGCAGTAAAAGAATATACAGGGGTTGACTTTTGGAAAGAGATGTCTGTTGATGAGGCAAGACAACTAGCAAAAGATCATGGTATCCAGATTACTGAACACATGTTATATGGACACATCGTTAATGAATTCTTTGAGCAAAAGGTAGAAGAAAACTTAATTCAGCCAACTTTTATCTATGGACATCCTGTTGAAATTTCACCTCTTGCAAAGAAAAACCCGGAAGATCCAAGATTCACAGATCGTTTTGAATTGTTTATTGTAGCTAGAGAACATGCAAATGCATTTACTGAACTCAATGATCCTATTGATCAAAAAGAGCGCTTCGAAGCTCAACTAAAAGAAAAAGAGCAGGGCAATGATGAAGCACATGAAATGGATGAGGATTTCATTGAAGCTCTAGAATACGGAATGCCCCCAACAGGTGGTTTAGGAATTGGGATCGATCGATTAGTAATGCTTTTAACGAACTCTCCTTCTATTAGAGACGTGCTTCTATTCCCGCAAATGAGACATAAGGAAGCAAGTAAAACTGAGTAG
- a CDS encoding peptidylprolyl isomerase yields MANKGVWIVVFVLVVTNCLTLTMWFNKEKIEVPASVETASSTDEVVATVGEHNITRQEWLHRLEKLYGKDTLREVINREVIYQLADKYNIKVSKEVIEQELTMIKAMYNAADHQTLTDEEDWKKQIEYNILLEEMLTRDVTILDEDIQKFFKENESLYKIPTTYHLSHITVKTKEEADQVVEELNNGSDFTVLAMEKSTDEFSSNQGGDLGYLSKESGFLPDKYVDVISSMKPSTFEGPVQVGDEFAIVYLHEIIEGKEYAYEDVKNHIRRQLALGQIEGRVTAEQFWNETDVEWFYEDAE; encoded by the coding sequence GTGGCTAACAAAGGGGTATGGATTGTTGTATTTGTTTTAGTTGTAACAAACTGCCTGACACTTACAATGTGGTTTAATAAGGAGAAAATTGAAGTGCCTGCTTCTGTAGAAACTGCATCATCAACAGATGAAGTGGTTGCAACAGTGGGGGAGCACAACATTACAAGGCAAGAGTGGTTACACAGGTTAGAAAAATTGTATGGGAAAGATACACTTCGTGAAGTGATTAATCGTGAAGTGATATATCAACTTGCAGATAAATATAATATTAAAGTAAGTAAAGAAGTAATTGAGCAGGAGTTAACGATGATTAAAGCAATGTACAATGCAGCTGATCATCAAACGCTAACAGATGAAGAAGACTGGAAGAAGCAAATCGAATACAACATATTGTTAGAAGAGATGTTAACGAGAGACGTTACAATTTTAGATGAAGATATTCAGAAGTTTTTTAAGGAAAATGAAAGTCTTTATAAAATTCCGACTACGTACCATTTATCACATATTACAGTGAAAACAAAAGAAGAGGCAGACCAAGTTGTGGAAGAATTAAACAATGGTTCTGATTTCACAGTTTTAGCAATGGAGAAATCAACTGATGAATTTTCATCTAATCAAGGCGGAGATTTAGGATACCTTTCAAAGGAAAGTGGTTTCTTACCGGATAAATATGTGGATGTAATCTCATCCATGAAACCATCAACATTTGAAGGTCCGGTGCAGGTTGGAGATGAGTTTGCAATTGTTTACCTACATGAAATTATTGAAGGTAAGGAATATGCCTATGAAGATGTAAAGAATCATATTAGGAGACAACTTGCACTTGGACAAATTGAAGGAAGAGTTACAGCTGAGCAATTTTGGAATGAAACGGATGTAGAATGGTTTTATGAGGATGCTGAATAA
- the pabA gene encoding aminodeoxychorismate/anthranilate synthase component II, whose product MILMIDNYDSFTFNLVQYLGELGQELIVKRNDKITIEEIEQLAPSFLMISPGPCSPNEAGISLEAISHFAGKIPIFGVCLGHQSIAQVFGGEVVRAERLMHGKTSPIYHDGKAVYTELEQPFTATRYHSLIVKKETLPEELEVTSWTEEGEIMGLRHKSLPIEGVQFHPESIMTSAGKKLLQNFIETYGGTKTTSCTSI is encoded by the coding sequence ATGATTTTAATGATTGATAACTATGACTCATTTACGTTTAATTTAGTTCAATATTTAGGTGAGTTAGGACAAGAGCTTATTGTAAAGAGAAACGATAAAATTACAATTGAGGAAATTGAACAGCTAGCTCCTAGCTTTTTAATGATTTCTCCTGGTCCGTGCAGTCCAAATGAGGCAGGTATAAGCCTTGAAGCGATATCTCACTTTGCTGGGAAGATCCCGATTTTTGGCGTTTGCCTTGGGCACCAATCCATTGCCCAAGTATTTGGTGGAGAGGTTGTCCGGGCAGAACGTTTGATGCATGGGAAAACCTCACCAATATATCATGATGGGAAAGCGGTATATACTGAGTTAGAACAACCTTTTACAGCTACTAGATATCACTCACTTATTGTAAAAAAGGAAACACTACCAGAAGAATTAGAAGTGACATCTTGGACTGAAGAAGGTGAAATTATGGGTTTACGGCATAAGTCATTACCCATTGAGGGTGTTCAATTCCATCCGGAATCCATCATGACATCTGCTGGAAAAAAGCTGCTGCAAAACTTTATTGAAACATATGGAGGAACGAAAACTACGTCATGTACATCTATTTAA
- the folB gene encoding dihydroneopterin aldolase, translating into MDKIELNDMLFYGYHGVLPEETKIGQRFNVNLSLSIDLSIAGKSDNLQDTVNYAEVYTLCRDIVEGEPKKLIEAVAESICASILNSFPLIAECKIKLIKPDPPIPGYYKSVSIELTRGRE; encoded by the coding sequence ATGGATAAGATAGAACTGAATGACATGCTATTCTATGGTTATCACGGAGTACTTCCGGAGGAAACAAAAATAGGCCAACGTTTTAATGTGAATTTATCTTTATCAATAGATTTATCAATAGCTGGTAAAAGTGATAATCTCCAGGATACAGTAAATTACGCAGAGGTATATACACTTTGCCGGGATATTGTAGAGGGAGAACCGAAAAAGTTAATAGAAGCAGTAGCAGAGTCAATTTGTGCAAGTATATTGAATTCATTTCCACTCATAGCGGAATGTAAGATAAAATTAATAAAACCAGACCCACCCATTCCAGGCTACTACAAATCTGTAAGTATTGAATTAACGAGAGGTAGGGAATGA
- a CDS encoding helix-turn-helix transcriptional regulator produces the protein MEAEKWGRRIRAFRKLKGFTQESFAKNIGISVSILGEIERGNRAPSEELLNEVAKVLKVTVEDLAPKE, from the coding sequence ATGGAAGCAGAAAAGTGGGGAAGACGTATTCGAGCTTTTCGCAAATTAAAGGGTTTCACACAAGAAAGTTTTGCGAAGAATATCGGCATTTCTGTATCTATTCTAGGGGAAATTGAACGGGGAAATCGTGCGCCAAGTGAAGAGCTACTAAATGAAGTAGCTAAAGTGTTAAAGGTCACGGTAGAGGACCTAGCACCTAAAGAGTAG